One Ignavibacterium album JCM 16511 genomic region harbors:
- a CDS encoding AMP-dependent synthetase/ligase has product MAELHKSITTIPRLYRYLTEEYSKTTNKDLLRYKVEGNFVGVSYDQFKEETDNFAFGLANLGVKRDDKVAIISENRPEWVYSDMAILSLGAVDVPLYPSLTAESVEFIINNSESKGIIVSNKFQLNKFLKIRNNCKTIEFIIIYNEKDFDPNIPGLYTFKQVQDIGKRYSKEHPNLLKDSIEMTKPEDVCTIIYTSGTTGEPKGVVLTHNNILSNVRAALECFPINKDDIFLSFLPLCHIFERMAGYYTAFASGGTICYAESIETVAQDLIAVKPTIMTTVPRLFERIYSRIIKNVESQPEKKQKIFHWAIETGKEYASAKKKGKVSIPLAAKHKVADKLVFKKLRERTGGRLRFFISGGAALSKDLGEFFEAVGILIIEGYGLTESSPVIAANRVDDYKFGTVGKPFPGVEVKIAPDGEILAKGPNIMQGYYKNKKETEATIVDGWLHTGDIGEFDAEGFLKITDRKKHLFKTSAGKYIAPTPIENLFLASKYIDQFVLIGDRRMFLTALIVPDFEALKEYADSNKIPYTKVDDLVRDDRIYKLLESELNQMQRQLANYERVRKFALLDKPFSIETGEITPSLKVRRKYIEERYRNLIEKMYESLEKKES; this is encoded by the coding sequence ATGGCTGAATTACACAAATCCATTACAACCATTCCACGCCTTTATCGCTATCTTACGGAAGAATACAGTAAAACAACAAATAAAGATTTATTGAGATATAAAGTTGAAGGAAATTTTGTCGGTGTTTCGTACGATCAGTTTAAGGAAGAGACGGATAATTTCGCTTTTGGTCTTGCTAATCTTGGAGTAAAAAGAGATGATAAAGTAGCAATCATATCTGAAAATCGTCCTGAGTGGGTTTATAGTGATATGGCAATTCTTTCACTCGGTGCCGTTGATGTTCCGCTTTATCCTTCACTTACTGCTGAGTCAGTTGAATTCATTATAAACAATTCGGAATCAAAAGGAATAATTGTTTCGAACAAATTTCAGTTGAATAAGTTTCTGAAAATCAGAAATAATTGTAAGACTATTGAATTCATTATCATCTATAATGAAAAAGATTTTGATCCGAATATTCCGGGACTTTACACTTTCAAACAAGTACAGGATATTGGTAAAAGATATAGCAAAGAACACCCAAATCTTCTTAAGGATAGCATTGAAATGACAAAACCTGAAGATGTTTGCACAATTATTTACACATCAGGAACAACTGGCGAACCTAAAGGTGTAGTTTTAACACACAATAATATTCTCTCAAATGTTCGTGCAGCACTTGAATGCTTTCCGATAAACAAGGATGATATTTTCCTCTCATTTCTTCCACTCTGTCACATCTTCGAACGAATGGCTGGTTACTATACTGCATTTGCTTCCGGAGGAACAATTTGCTATGCTGAAAGTATTGAAACTGTTGCTCAGGATTTAATCGCTGTTAAACCAACTATTATGACTACTGTTCCGCGTTTGTTTGAAAGAATTTATTCCAGGATTATAAAAAATGTTGAATCACAACCGGAAAAAAAGCAAAAGATATTTCATTGGGCAATCGAAACAGGAAAAGAATATGCAAGCGCTAAGAAGAAAGGTAAAGTTTCAATTCCACTTGCAGCTAAACATAAAGTTGCTGATAAACTTGTATTTAAAAAACTCAGAGAGAGAACCGGTGGCAGATTGAGATTTTTTATTTCTGGTGGTGCAGCTTTATCTAAAGACCTTGGTGAATTCTTCGAAGCAGTAGGAATTCTTATAATTGAAGGTTATGGTTTAACTGAATCGTCTCCTGTAATTGCAGCAAACAGAGTTGATGATTACAAATTCGGAACTGTTGGCAAACCTTTCCCGGGTGTTGAAGTTAAAATTGCCCCTGATGGAGAGATTCTTGCTAAAGGTCCAAATATTATGCAAGGTTACTACAAGAATAAAAAAGAAACTGAAGCTACCATAGTTGATGGCTGGCTCCACACCGGTGATATTGGTGAATTTGATGCTGAAGGCTTTCTGAAAATTACTGACAGAAAGAAACATCTGTTCAAAACTTCTGCTGGAAAATATATTGCACCAACTCCAATAGAAAATCTTTTCCTTGCAAGTAAATATATTGATCAGTTCGTTTTGATTGGCGACAGAAGAATGTTTCTTACTGCTTTAATCGTTCCTGATTTTGAAGCTTTGAAAGAATATGCTGACTCTAATAAAATTCCATACACAAAAGTTGATGATTTAGTTCGTGATGACCGAATTTATAAGTTACTCGAATCAGAACTCAATCAGATGCAAAGACAATTAGCTAACTATGAAAGAGTGAGAAAGTTTGCATTGCTTGATAAACCTTTCTCAATTGAAACCGGTGAAATTACTCCAAGCTTGAAAGTAAGAAGAAAATATATTGAAGAAAGATACCGCAATCTTATTGAAAAGATGTACGAAAGTCTTGAAAAGAAAGAAAGTTAA
- the pruA gene encoding L-glutamate gamma-semialdehyde dehydrogenase: MSNAYFKVPQPVNEPVKSYKPGSPEREELKKKLAELKSKQIEIPLIIGGEEIKTGNTEEIRIPHNHSHVLGVYHKAGKKEVEMAIDAALEARKQWSAMPWEHRVSVFLKIAELLSGPWRATINAATMLGQSKTVHQAEIDSAAELVDFYRFNSYYMAELMKDQPISPTGMWNRIEYRPLEGYIFAVTPFNFTSIAGNLPTAPAIVGNVSLWKPASSAVYSAYWLMKLFEEAGLPKGVINFVPGSGGQVGTPAMTNPNLAGIHFTGSTEVFQNMWKLISDNLKNMKNYPRIVGETGGKDFIFAHNSADVDALVVAALRGAFEYQGQKCSAASRMYVPKSIWKEFKEKYVNEVSKIKMGDVEDFTNFMSAVIDKGAFETITGYIKYAKESKEAEIITGGNFDDSKGYFIEPTTIVTTNPKFKTMQEEIFGPVLTIYVYDDNKLDETLQLCDETSPYGLTGAIFAQDRKAIVKMSDALRNAAGNFYINDKPTGAVVGQQPFGGGRASGTNDKAGSAMNILRWMTARTIKETFDPPKDWRYPFMGE; encoded by the coding sequence ATGTCAAACGCATATTTCAAAGTACCACAACCCGTAAATGAGCCTGTAAAATCTTACAAACCCGGAAGTCCGGAGCGAGAAGAATTAAAGAAAAAATTAGCAGAACTGAAATCAAAACAAATCGAAATACCTTTGATAATCGGCGGTGAAGAAATAAAAACAGGAAACACCGAAGAAATCAGAATCCCGCACAATCATAGTCATGTACTTGGAGTATATCATAAAGCAGGGAAAAAAGAAGTTGAAATGGCTATTGATGCAGCTCTTGAAGCAAGAAAACAATGGTCAGCAATGCCTTGGGAACACAGAGTTTCGGTATTTCTCAAGATAGCTGAATTACTTTCGGGACCATGGCGAGCAACAATAAACGCTGCAACAATGCTTGGGCAGTCAAAAACAGTTCATCAGGCAGAAATTGATTCTGCAGCTGAACTTGTTGACTTCTATCGGTTCAACAGTTACTATATGGCTGAGTTGATGAAAGATCAACCAATTTCACCTACCGGAATGTGGAACAGAATTGAATATCGACCTCTTGAAGGTTACATATTTGCAGTAACTCCATTTAATTTCACATCCATCGCAGGAAATCTTCCCACCGCTCCTGCTATCGTTGGAAATGTAAGTTTGTGGAAGCCTGCCTCAAGCGCTGTTTACTCAGCTTATTGGTTAATGAAATTATTTGAAGAAGCAGGATTACCTAAAGGTGTTATTAATTTTGTGCCAGGTTCAGGTGGACAAGTAGGGACGCCTGCAATGACAAATCCAAATCTTGCCGGAATTCATTTTACTGGTTCTACTGAAGTATTTCAGAACATGTGGAAATTAATTTCCGACAATCTGAAAAACATGAAAAACTATCCAAGAATAGTCGGTGAAACAGGTGGAAAAGATTTTATATTCGCTCATAATTCTGCTGATGTTGATGCTCTAGTCGTTGCAGCTTTGCGCGGCGCTTTTGAATATCAGGGACAAAAATGTTCAGCTGCATCAAGAATGTATGTTCCAAAATCAATTTGGAAGGAATTCAAAGAAAAATATGTCAATGAAGTAAGTAAAATTAAAATGGGTGATGTTGAAGACTTTACAAACTTTATGAGCGCTGTAATTGATAAAGGTGCGTTCGAAACAATTACTGGCTACATTAAATATGCTAAGGAATCTAAGGAAGCTGAAATAATCACCGGCGGAAACTTTGATGATTCAAAAGGTTATTTTATAGAACCTACAACTATCGTAACTACTAATCCGAAATTCAAAACTATGCAGGAAGAAATTTTTGGACCTGTTCTTACAATATATGTCTATGATGATAATAAACTTGATGAAACCTTACAGCTTTGTGATGAAACTTCTCCTTACGGTTTAACAGGAGCAATTTTTGCGCAGGATAGAAAAGCTATTGTTAAGATGTCTGATGCATTGAGAAATGCTGCTGGTAATTTTTATATAAATGACAAACCAACCGGAGCAGTCGTTGGACAACAACCATTCGGTGGCGGAAGAGCATCCGGAACAAATGACAAAGCCGGAAGTGCTATGAATATTTTAAGATGGATGACTGCAAGAACAATAAAAGAAACTTTCGATCCTCCAAAGGATTGGCGTTATCCATTTATGGGTGAATAA
- the sucC gene encoding ADP-forming succinate--CoA ligase subunit beta: MKIHEYQAKEILKKYSVPVQDGIPVKNMAEFDKALAELQARGINQFVVKSQIHAGGRGKGKIYDVRNRENLLLEGGVKFTTLPEKATEYAEKILGNILVTHQTGPEGKIVKTIFLAEGLDYKKELYLGILLDRSVSKNVIMVSTEGGVEIEKVAEETPEKIIKEWIDPSVGLQNYQARKLAFALGLQGEAFKSFIPFIKNLYRAYEETDASLLEINPLIITNDDRVVALDAKMNFDDNALFRHPEIYAYRDLDEEDPLEIEASKYNLNYIKLDGNVGCMVNGAGLAMATMDIIKLAGGEPANFLDVGGGANKETVANGFKIILSDPNVRAILINIFGGIVRCDRVAQGVIDAAKEMAVKVPIVVRLEGTNAKEAADLLAASDLHFEVAKSLKEAAEKVTSVLRN, from the coding sequence ATGAAAATACACGAATATCAGGCAAAAGAAATTCTTAAAAAGTATTCAGTACCTGTGCAGGATGGTATTCCGGTTAAAAATATGGCTGAGTTTGATAAAGCTTTGGCTGAACTTCAGGCGAGAGGAATAAATCAATTTGTTGTTAAATCACAAATTCATGCAGGTGGAAGAGGTAAAGGTAAAATTTATGATGTAAGAAATCGCGAAAACTTATTACTTGAAGGTGGAGTTAAATTCACAACTCTGCCAGAAAAAGCAACTGAATATGCTGAAAAAATATTAGGAAATATTCTGGTCACTCATCAGACTGGTCCGGAAGGCAAAATTGTTAAAACAATTTTTCTTGCTGAAGGATTAGACTACAAAAAAGAACTATATCTCGGAATACTTCTCGACAGATCAGTTTCAAAAAATGTTATTATGGTTTCAACAGAAGGTGGGGTTGAGATAGAAAAAGTTGCAGAAGAAACTCCGGAAAAAATAATTAAAGAATGGATTGATCCTTCAGTTGGATTACAGAATTATCAGGCGCGCAAACTTGCATTTGCACTTGGATTACAGGGCGAAGCTTTCAAAAGCTTCATCCCTTTCATTAAAAATCTTTATCGTGCTTATGAAGAAACAGATGCATCGCTGCTGGAAATTAATCCTTTAATAATTACAAATGACGATCGTGTCGTTGCACTTGATGCTAAAATGAATTTTGATGATAATGCTTTATTCCGTCATCCTGAAATTTATGCTTATCGTGATCTTGATGAAGAAGACCCGCTTGAAATTGAAGCTTCAAAGTATAATCTTAATTACATTAAACTTGATGGTAATGTTGGTTGTATGGTAAATGGTGCCGGTCTTGCAATGGCAACTATGGATATAATAAAACTTGCCGGCGGTGAACCTGCTAATTTCCTTGATGTTGGTGGTGGTGCCAATAAGGAAACAGTTGCCAACGGATTTAAAATTATTCTCTCTGACCCTAATGTTAGAGCAATATTGATTAACATATTCGGTGGAATTGTTCGTTGTGACAGAGTAGCTCAGGGAGTAATTGATGCTGCAAAAGAAATGGCAGTTAAAGTTCCGATTGTTGTAAGACTTGAAGGAACCAATGCTAAGGAAGCCGCTGATTTATTAGCCGCTTCTGATTTACATTTTGAAGTTGCAAAAAGTCTTAAAGAAGCCGCTGAAAAAGTAACTTCAGTTTTGAGGAATTAA
- a CDS encoding tetratricopeptide repeat protein: protein MSLFDSEYSQEDNFGASENLEEEIRECKAILENGYIYDSIERIEDLIQDCIDFIKFEDGLYFTDKLLEIFPYNSELWLKKGILLNGLMKFEEAIDSFEKALSLNPNDTETLVDKSAAEENMGLYQQAEESLRKVLDIDPENEDAFFSLGLLYQRQFKYAEAIPYFERAIKIDPDYVEVYYELGFCYEALNNFDKALEAYEKFLDFDPYNASGWYNKGIILVKTGKLEEAVNCFDLATSVRDDFASAWYNKGNTLADLGKYQQAIECFHKVIEIDPYDETAFYNLASVYEEIGELQQAVKYYSKAIESDEEYFEAYLARGYCYDSLGKYQLALRDFNKAISISSDDPDAWRAKADLEYSLGHLEESIKSYLEAARLQPDGYDIWYNLAETYYEANKWLNALEAYDQCLRINPKDSNSMYSKAKINFILHRTQEAIDCLRKAFEINPDIRNEFENEYPDIKTSKLFKRLLGEI, encoded by the coding sequence ATGTCATTGTTCGATTCTGAATATTCACAGGAAGATAATTTCGGAGCTTCAGAAAATCTTGAAGAAGAAATAAGAGAATGTAAAGCAATATTGGAAAATGGTTATATCTATGATTCTATTGAACGAATAGAAGATTTAATTCAGGACTGTATTGATTTCATAAAATTTGAAGACGGACTTTATTTCACAGATAAGCTTCTGGAAATCTTTCCATACAATTCCGAGCTTTGGCTTAAGAAGGGAATCCTTCTGAATGGCTTGATGAAATTTGAAGAAGCAATTGATTCTTTCGAGAAAGCACTTTCATTAAATCCAAACGACACAGAAACGCTTGTAGATAAATCAGCTGCAGAAGAAAATATGGGCCTTTATCAGCAGGCAGAAGAATCATTAAGAAAAGTTCTTGATATTGATCCAGAAAATGAGGACGCATTTTTCAGTCTCGGGCTTTTGTATCAGAGACAATTCAAGTATGCTGAAGCAATTCCTTATTTTGAGCGCGCAATTAAAATTGATCCGGATTATGTCGAAGTTTATTATGAACTTGGATTCTGTTATGAAGCTTTAAATAATTTCGATAAAGCTCTCGAAGCTTATGAAAAATTTCTGGACTTCGATCCATATAATGCAAGCGGTTGGTATAACAAAGGAATAATACTGGTTAAAACCGGAAAGCTTGAAGAAGCAGTTAACTGCTTTGATCTTGCCACCTCAGTTCGTGATGATTTTGCAAGTGCGTGGTATAACAAAGGCAACACTTTGGCAGATCTCGGAAAATATCAGCAGGCAATTGAATGCTTTCATAAGGTAATTGAGATTGATCCTTATGATGAAACTGCGTTTTATAATCTTGCAAGTGTGTATGAAGAAATCGGAGAACTTCAACAAGCAGTAAAATATTATTCAAAAGCAATTGAAAGTGATGAAGAATATTTTGAAGCTTATCTCGCAAGAGGTTATTGTTACGATTCACTTGGGAAATATCAGCTGGCGCTAAGAGATTTTAATAAAGCAATCTCAATATCAAGTGATGACCCTGATGCATGGCGTGCAAAAGCAGATCTTGAATATTCACTTGGTCATCTTGAAGAATCAATAAAAAGTTATCTTGAAGCTGCCAGACTTCAGCCGGATGGTTATGACATTTGGTATAACCTTGCCGAAACATATTACGAAGCAAATAAATGGCTCAATGCTCTTGAAGCGTATGATCAATGTCTTCGAATCAATCCCAAAGATTCTAACTCAATGTATTCAAAAGCTAAAATTAATTTTATACTTCATCGAACTCAGGAGGCAATAGATTGTCTGAGAAAAGCATTTGAAATAAATCCTGATATCAGAAATGAATTTGAAAATGAATATCCTGATATAAAAACATCGAAATTGTTTAAAAGACTTTTAGGTGAAATTTAA
- a CDS encoding shikimate dehydrogenase, producing the protein MHLKTQLVGLVGHPIKHTYSPFIHNVAFELTGLDYIYLPFNVIPSNLKSAIKGLVALGYKGFNVTIPHKVKVKEFMSKVSEEASFVGAINTVLIEEGKMFGYNTDVAGVLESLYAYRKEIADNECVVIGAGGSARAVIYTLIKHFRPSRIHLVNRTEQRAETLRQFFKTKIKFDSFTVNELIPPDIKDIIKNSVLIVNATSVGMHPDEDDAVLTQKDLFSKEQIVFDLVYNPAQTKLLKLAESAGAKTVDGIKMLVNQAAKSFEIWTGEKMPVEQVEKALLLKIKN; encoded by the coding sequence ATGCATCTTAAAACTCAGCTTGTAGGTTTAGTTGGTCATCCGATTAAGCATACTTATTCTCCTTTTATTCACAATGTGGCTTTCGAACTTACAGGACTTGATTACATTTATCTTCCGTTTAATGTTATCCCTTCAAACTTAAAGAGTGCTATCAAAGGATTAGTTGCATTAGGTTACAAAGGATTTAATGTAACAATTCCTCATAAAGTAAAAGTCAAAGAGTTTATGTCAAAAGTTTCTGAAGAAGCTTCGTTTGTCGGCGCAATAAATACAGTTCTTATTGAAGAAGGTAAAATGTTTGGTTATAATACTGATGTTGCCGGAGTGCTTGAATCATTGTATGCATATCGAAAAGAAATAGCTGATAACGAATGTGTTGTGATTGGAGCGGGTGGTTCAGCAAGGGCTGTTATTTATACTCTCATCAAACATTTCAGACCATCCAGAATTCATCTCGTGAACAGAACAGAACAGCGTGCAGAAACTTTAAGACAATTCTTTAAAACTAAAATCAAATTTGATTCATTTACTGTTAATGAACTTATCCCTCCTGATATTAAAGATATAATTAAAAATTCGGTTCTAATTGTAAATGCAACTTCAGTTGGAATGCACCCCGATGAAGACGATGCAGTTTTAACTCAAAAAGATTTATTCTCAAAAGAACAGATAGTTTTTGATTTGGTATATAATCCTGCACAGACCAAGTTATTGAAACTTGCTGAGAGTGCTGGTGCAAAAACTGTTGATGGAATTAAAATGCTTGTCAATCAGGCAGCAAAATCTTTCGAGATCTGGACAGGCGAGAAGATGCCCGTCGAACAGGTTGAGAAAGCACTTCTTCTTAAGATTAAAAATTAG
- a CDS encoding pyridoxal phosphate-dependent aminotransferase — MIADRVKNMDASPTMMVAAEAKKLKSQGVNIIDLSVGEPDFHTPNPIKDAGKIAIDENRTRYTLNQGTVELRTAIAAKLKRDNHLDYNINEIIVSNGAKQSVFNAILATVNPGDEVIIPAPYWVSYPAMVHLADGVSVIIDTDEKNGFKVTGEQLRKAVTPKTKIFILCNPSNPTGSAYTKDELQEIAEVALENNFYVLSDEIYEKMVYDDFNFVSFPSLHPDLKKKTILVNGVSKTYAMTGWRIGYAAGPESVINGINKIQSHTTSHASSISQSAAIEAVAGPQYIIDEMLIEFRKRREYIYNELTSINGVSCYKPEGAFYLFPNISTFFNRHTETLRIESSFDFVMFLLHEAHIAVVPGSAFGKEGYIRLSYATSMDHLKEAVYRLKKTLNHLI; from the coding sequence TTGATTGCTGACAGAGTAAAGAATATGGATGCTTCTCCAACTATGATGGTTGCAGCGGAAGCGAAGAAATTAAAATCTCAGGGTGTGAATATAATCGACTTAAGTGTTGGTGAACCTGATTTTCATACACCAAATCCTATAAAAGATGCAGGCAAAATTGCTATTGATGAAAACAGAACAAGATACACACTAAATCAGGGAACAGTCGAACTTAGAACCGCAATTGCTGCAAAACTCAAAAGAGATAATCATCTTGATTATAATATTAATGAAATAATAGTGTCCAACGGTGCCAAGCAAAGTGTATTTAATGCAATACTTGCAACTGTAAATCCTGGTGATGAAGTTATAATTCCCGCACCTTACTGGGTTTCATATCCGGCAATGGTTCATCTGGCAGATGGAGTTTCTGTCATTATTGATACCGATGAGAAAAACGGATTCAAAGTAACAGGTGAACAACTTAGGAAAGCAGTCACTCCAAAAACTAAAATTTTTATTCTGTGTAATCCGTCAAATCCAACTGGCTCGGCATATACTAAAGATGAATTACAGGAAATTGCAGAGGTTGCTCTTGAAAATAATTTCTATGTCCTTTCTGATGAGATTTATGAAAAAATGGTTTACGATGATTTTAATTTTGTCAGCTTTCCTTCATTACATCCTGATCTCAAAAAGAAAACAATTCTAGTAAACGGAGTTTCAAAAACCTATGCAATGACCGGTTGGCGAATTGGTTACGCCGCAGGACCCGAATCAGTTATAAATGGCATTAATAAAATTCAAAGTCATACAACTTCACACGCTTCGTCCATCTCACAATCAGCGGCAATTGAAGCTGTTGCTGGTCCGCAGTATATAATTGATGAAATGTTAATTGAATTCAGGAAAAGACGAGAGTATATTTATAATGAATTAACATCAATCAACGGAGTAAGTTGTTACAAACCCGAAGGTGCGTTTTATCTTTTCCCGAACATCTCAACATTTTTTAATCGCCATACAGAAACATTAAGAATTGAGAGTTCATTTGACTTTGTTATGTTTCTGCTTCACGAAGCACATATTGCTGTAGTACCTGGAAGTGCGTTTGGTAAGGAAGGTTATATCAGATTGTCCTATGCAACTTCAATGGATCATCTCAAAGAAGCAGTTTACAGACTAAAAAAAACGCTAAATCATTTAATCTGA